A single genomic interval of Anopheles marshallii chromosome 2, idAnoMarsDA_429_01, whole genome shotgun sequence harbors:
- the LOC128719257 gene encoding juvenile hormone esterase-like has protein sequence MNSLLRILLLIATWTFHIAVAVPTEVTEQHNVPCSIQFSEQVTAEGVHNKTFNDVSYCAFLGIRYAKPPVGELRFANPVQSDPEGHGNYTSYGSVCPQFKNINRQDEIVGSEDCLYLNVFVPQRETRTNEDPIKYPVLVFIHGGSFVAGSGDVHGVDLLMENELIVVTLNYRLGVFGFLKYERQNISGNYGLNDQLAALQWIQRNVHHFGGDPQRITLMGHSAGGASVTHHLYHEQARGLFHNLIVLSGSMLAPWAILYDYSRCLDNFVHDVDATTLAEFRSLDFQKFFIPDRKLRYTFAFSSMFYGCFIPTFDNRTEGDGAYFSRAPHEMVREQTPPQMPILISETATEFELLLPHVFDFWMSTNYLNQRHVTIRRQVGDILDNVGKWVVAQGLEPTKQQFYQKMANMANIFYPIRRLLHELEKHLDSNQLYYLRFEFDGKFGEYKKKIYASLLETDRYGALHGDELGYIFNPYNLREALANRAEYRHELSVHIKSVELIANFVKYGNPTPKRSKLSDIVWPSYREASNRTEYLNIDKEFTLRQADDRRNIYSMIWKIVYECLYHSQCEIITRLELLAEQYGGMIVTQTNDEYFELLDEDMKNNVT, from the exons ATGAACTCCCTGTTGCGAATACTGCTCTTAATTGCTACCTGGACGTTTCATATAGCTGTGGCTGTTCCGACGGAAGTTACCGAGCAGCACAACGTGCCATGTTCGATTCAGTTTAGTGAACAGGTTACTGCGGAAGGTGTccacaataaaacattcaatgaTGTGTCGTACTGTGCCTTCCTTGGAATACGCTACGCCAAGCCTCCCGTTGGAGAGTTACGATTTGCC AACCCAGTGCAATCAGATCCCGAAGGGCATGGAAACTACACGTCGTACGGAAGTGTTTGTCCGCAGTTTAAAAACATCAACCGGCAAGATGAAATAGTGGGAAGTGAAGATTGTCTTTACTTGAACGTTTTTGTGCCGCAAAGAGAGACGAGAACTAATGAAGATCCCATTAAGTATCCAGTTTTGGTTTTCATACATGGCGGAAGCTTTGTAGCCGGATCAGGAGATGTTCATGGCGTGGACTTACTtatggaaaat GAGCTGATCGTGGTCACACTTAATTATCGCTTAGGAGTTTTTGGATTCTTAAAATACGAACGCCAAAACATATCTGGTAACTATGGGTTGAACGATCAGCTTGCCGCTCTGCAGTGGATACAACGCAATGTGCATCATTTCGGTGGTGATCCTCAGCGTATTACTCTTATGGGGCACAGTGCCGGTGGTGCCTCGGTAACCCATCATCTGTACCATGAGCAGGCCCGTGGCCTTTTCCACAACCTGATCGTACTGAGCGGATCAATGCTTGCACCGTGGGCCATTCTCTACGACTACTCTCGCTGTCTGGATAATTTTGTGCACGACGTTGATGCGACTACACTGGCCGAATTTCGTTCATTAGACTTCCAGAAGTTCTTCATTCCGGATCGCAAGCTACGTTACACCTTTGCATTCTCCAGCATGTTCTACGGTTGTTTTATTCCCACATTTGACAATCGTACCGAAGGTGATGGTGCCTACTTTTCCCGGGCCCCGCACGAGATGGTACGTGAACAAACACCACCTCAAATGCCGATACTTATTAGCGAAACTGCTACCGAGTTTGAGTTGCTACTACCACATGTATTTGACTTTTGGATGAGTACTAACTATCTGAACCAGCGTCATGTAACGATACGGCGGCAGGTCGGTGACATTCTGGATAATGTTGGCAAATGGGTAGTGGCCCAAGGGCTTGAGCCGACGAAGCAACAGTTCTATCAGAAGATGGCAAATATGGCTAACATTTTCTATCCAATTAGACGATTACTGCACGAGCTTGAGAAACACTTGGACAGCAATCAGTTGTACTATCTGCGTTTTGAGTTTGATGGAAAGTTCGGTGAGTATAAGAAAAAGATATACGCATCCCTGCTGGAGACGGATAGGTACGGTGCTCTACATGGTGATGAGTTGGGATACATCTTCAACCCATATAATCTGCGGGAAGCACTGGCAAATCGAGCAGAGTACCGTCACGAGTTATCAGTACACATCAAGTCCGTTGAATTGATTGCAAACTTTGTGAAATATGG caatccaactcCAAAACGGAGCAAACTTTCGGATATTGTGTGGCCATCGTACAGGGAAGCGAGCAACCGCACCGAATACCTAAACATAGACAAAGAGTTTACGCTGCGTCAAGCCGATGACAGGCGCAATATTTACTCCAtgatttggaaaattgtgtACGAATGTTTGTACCACTCACAATGTGAGATCATCACGAGGCTGGAACTGCTGGCGGAGCAGTACGGTGGGATGATAGTCACGCAAACTAATGATGAGTACTTCGAACTGCTGGATGAAGAcatgaaaaataatgtaactTAG
- the LOC128718842 gene encoding uncharacterized protein LOC128718842, whose protein sequence is MGEPVPLKLRFGIQKVSAKADCLHLQLYRDSKDRYKNGQTKASLSLQHFLGVESGFTLDKESNTIAIICQDVIVVLAFDTRERLIQWQVKISNNLGDDLQYLVLVSSAPPKAKLSTGPARMHIQDHRFCLTTGVPPRLTGLWQIEHLRRYGVVDNRFCFEGGSSCGKGEGLYVFVTDLGEEITHTFKLASQGKLASKKRATARKNAALDSPRKGAESRSTNYNDEICTVHIENSSCTCRNSYWPSTESRDLDSNYGCGDTASVSECHDSINDLDSFPRSTVANLERCMSCISKLGAPSMSRSSTITGTPGAVAPLPAWHMLTEHNNHINQTHKLPAPQLALDRMSLCSHGSSNNSEYSIPRQTCGAGESSWYEKAPSQQTALICSHHLRSTSPCSCSCPSVPCRPPKPRDISLHITAPLHTAISMSSGKAPQQPQHSVGPYENYDVPKTPIAIEGSSSACTPGENYDTPKKIQEYLAKEGKDVVDGGSSYGNYDMPMSLTKAVCSCLSGSSSGEAPVQQPLKGLDRVDCTCHRVMSWADNWISLPLCKRGNGIENTTVQVNKVKLSGEGKMPVMDASGAGDGGGAIYATVDMTKKIRKKLEQVACACDEPLVTQPQASGPKQLPASCYDNYEDVEIKSETAANYANLEFERSLENYENSKEVLQRAGLFLAGTPSDEEELRVCHKCGHPSAKTPDTEETNRPESGEQTSTDDKQENYMMMEPGNKKSKFPGYIPMTPAAPSGAAGSETIDGNVSPTAPPLPSKSDLLKQRMSRIMGEKSASNPTLSGPAVDRSRKRLDDGSRVPGSAMLRATLASPYARKQLMDSSDLLPTCGAEKRLSPRKRSASAESSRFLDAEGEEVESPLSGTASPSTETLLRRTPTPGSTTALRRSSSPCVHQEMESSDKTATVAEPEDDLSASTNPASSQASQSVYIRRSESVPCKAQNRDSSSSNDSGVSTGSLRQRGTDFTDFELPLTTAMSARRHQRHVLPTQNCVHASLPRRSKSFDPLRELSFQFQKVRVPEKSTSAEAEVPVCPPKVKDTMAGVPGAPYIDSRSTSSGTSDMSDYIETLSLSSHSSSDTPEGLRHIRQATSTLRPRSGKEYQNIDRSILSLTQASTDVIKVPGTPSQLRGLLSCSANYANITPVPENAESPSPGYQSGTSPQDAQGQHFMFKLCREDDIPFPYCHLTAAQ, encoded by the exons ATGGGTGAGCCCG TCCCGTTGAAACTTCGATTCGGGATACAAAAAGTCTCTGCAAAGGCTG ATTGCCTTCATCTGCAGTTGTACCGAGATTCGAAAGATCGCTACAAAAATGGCCAAACAAAGGCATCGCTCTCGCTACAGCATTTTCTCGGCGTGGAGTCAGGCTTCACGCTGGACAAGGAGTCCAACACGATAGCAATCATCTGCCAGGATGTGATCGTCGTCCTGGCATTCGATACCCGCGAAAGACTGATACAATGGCAG gTAAAAATATCTAACAACCTCGGGGATGATCTCCAGTACCTAGTTCTGGTTTCCTCGGCACCACCGAAAGCGAAACTATCCACCGGTCCCGCCCGTATGCACATCCAGGACCATCGGTTCTGCCTCACCACGGGCGTCCCTCCTCGGTTGACAGGGCTATGGCAAATTGAGCATTTAAG ACGATATGGTGTGGTGGACAATCGGTTTTGCTTTGAAGGCGGATCGAGTTGTGGGAAAGGGGAAGGATTGTATGTCTTCGTAACAGATTTGGGCGAAGAGATAACCCATACTTTTAAGCTGGCATCGCAGGGTAAACTTGCCAGTAAAAAACGAGCCACGGCGAGAAAAAATGCAG CACTGGACAGTCCACGCAAAGGTGCGGAATCACGCTCGACAAATTACAACGACGAAATATGTACAGTGCATATCGAAAACTCAAGCTGCACTTGTCGGAACTCGTACTGGCCGTCAACCGAATCGCGCGATCTAGACAGTAACTATGGTTGCGGTGATACGGCTTCCGTTTCCGAATGTCATGACAGCATCAACGATTTAGACTCATTTCCAAG GAGCACGGTGGCTAATCTTGAGCGTTGTATGAGTTGCATTTCGAAGCTGGGAGCACCATCAATGTCACGGAGCTCCACCATTACGGGAACACCTGGTGCTGTCGCTCCGCTTCCAGCATGGCATATGTTAACCGAGCACAACAATCACATCAACCAAACTCACAAGCTTCCAGCACCACAGCTAGCCCTCGATCGGATGTCCCTTTGCTCACATGGCAGCAGTAACAACTCCGAGTACTCTATCCCCCGACAGACATGTGGTGCAGGCGAATCGAGCTGGTATGAAAAGGCTCCAAGCCAACAGACGGCACTCATCTGCAGTCATCATCTTCGCTCTACGTCCCCTTGCAGTTGCAGCTGTCCCTCGGTACCGTGTCGTCCTCCGAAACCGAGGGACATCTCACTACACATAACGGCTCCCTTGCATACCGCCATTAGCATGTCCAGCGGTAAGGCCCCACAACAGCCACAACATAGTGTCGGTCCGTATGAAAATTACGATGTGCCGAAAACCCCAATCGCTATTGAAGGTTCATCTTCAGCTTGCACACCGGGCGAGAATTACGATACgccgaaaaaaatacaagagtACCTGGCAAAGGAAGGCAAGGATGTAGTGGATGGTGGTAGTAGTTACGGTAACTACGACATGCCGATGTCACTAACTAAAGCAGTATGCAGTTGTCTGTCGGGTAGTAGCAGCGGAGAGGCACCGGTGCAACAGCCATTGAAGGGACTCGACCGAGTAGACTGTACCTGTCATCGTGTGATGTCATGGGCAGATAATTGGATCTCTCTGCCGCTGTGTAAACGTGGAAATGGTATCGAAAACACAACCGTTCAGGTGAACAAGGTAAAGTTGAGCGGTGAGGGTAAGATGCCCGTCATGGATGCCAGtggtgctggtgatggtggtggtgccatCTATGCGACCGTAGATATGACGAAAAAGATCCGAAAGAAACTGGAGCAGGTggcgtgtgcgtgtgatgAGCCGCTTGTGACACAGCCACAGGCAAGCGGCCCTAAGCAGCTACCTGCTAGCTGTTACGATAACTACGAAGACGTGGAAATCAAATCTGAGACCGCAGCCAACTACGCGAATCTAGAATTCGAAAGATCTCTAGAGAACTACGAAAATTCCAAAGAGGTTTTGCAACGAGCAGGGCTCTTTCTAGCAGGAACTCCTAGTGATGAGGAAGAACTTCGCGTCTGTCACAAGTGTGGACACCCGAGTGCAAAAACACCTGATACTGAGGAAACTAATCGACCAGAAAGTGGTGAACAAACATCGACTGATGATAAGCAGGAAAACTATATGATGATGGAACCGGGGAACAAAAAGTCCAAATTCCCTGGGTATATTCCAATGACTCCGGCTGCTCCATCAGGCGCCGCTGGCTCCGAAACGATTGACGGAAACGTATCTCCCACTGCTCCTCCGCTTCCCTCAAAATCAGACCTTTTGAAGCAACGCATGAGTCGCATAATGGGTGAAAAATCGGCAAGCAACCCGACCCTATCCGGACCAGCAGTGGATCGCAGTCGAAAACGACTAGACGACGGATCACGCGTTCCGGGCAGTGCGATGCTGCGCGCCACTCTTGCCAGTCCGTATGCCCGCAAGCAGCTCATGGATAGTAGCGACCTGCTACCGACATGTGGTGCAGAAAAGCGACTCTCCCCACGAAAACGTTCGGCTTCTGCGGAATCTTCCCGCTTCTTGGACGCGGAGGGTGAAGAAGTTGAAAGTCCACTTAGTGGGACGGCTTCTCCAAGTACGGAAACGCTACTGCGTAGAACCCCTACTCCAGGCTCAACGACGGCTCTCCGACGATCTTCATCGCCATGCGTACATCAAGAGATGGAGTCCAGTGACAAGACGGCGACAGTGGCCGAACCTGAAGACGACCTGTCTGCTTCGACTAACCCTGCGTCGAGCCAAGCCTCGCAGTCAGTTTACATTCGGCGATCAGAAAGTGTACCCTGTAAGGCTCAGAACCGAGACAGCTCGAGTTCGAATGATTCTGGTGTGTCTACTGGATCGTTACGGCAACGTGGTACCGATTTTACTGACTTTGAGCTTCCACTTACGACCGCCATGTCTGCGAGACGTCATCAACGTCACGTACTACCGACACAAAACTGTGTCCATGCGTCCTTACCACGTCGTTCTAAATCGTTCGATCCATTGCGAGAGTTATCCTTCCAATTTCAAAAAGTACGTGTGCCGGAAAAGAGTACCTCCGCAGAGGCAGAAGTGCCCGTCTGTCCACCCAAAGTTAAAGATACAATGGCAGGTGTTCCTGGAGCACCTTACATCGACTCACGGAGCACCAGTAGTGGCACGTCCGATATGTCCGACTACATCGAGACACTTTCCCTCTCTAGTCACAGTTCCTCCGATACGCCTGAAGGCCTCAG ACACATTCGACAAGCAACTTCAACGCTGAGGCCACGCTCGGGTAAAGAGTACCAGAATATCGATCGCTCGATACTGTCCCTAACCCAAGCAAGTACGGACGTAATCAAAGTACCGGGCACACCGTCCCAATTGCGTGGACTGCTTTCATGTTCGGCCAACTATGCCAACATCACGCCAGTGCCAGAGAATGCCGAATCGCCTAGTCCCGGTTATCAAAGTGGCACCTCACCACAGGACGCACAGGGTCAGCATTTTATGTTTAAG TTGTGCCGTGAGGACGATATTCCTTTTCCCTATTGTCATCTCACTGCTGCTCAATGA